ATCTGAAACTTTAACAGGAAACGATCTCAAAAACTAAGCAAAATGACGATAGACCCAAATTCGACATTGGAAAATAGAACCTCGATCACATCTCAGATTTCTGGGGCCGAACTtcatattttgagaaaaaagatGGTCTTTCTAGAAATGAATCAGAGCTAAAATCTCAGATCGAATCCATGACAACCTCAATTGTGGACAAAAGGCTTAAtcgaagggaaaaaaaactcattttctgcaagtaattttttttaaaagctcAAATCAAAGCCACAAATGTGAGAATACATCTGATCAACCCGAATTCTTAAGCATAAATACAAAACACAGGGTCTTGCGATCAAAATTCCGTTATTAAATTCTGGGGAAATTTTCAAAAAGTTCTCTTCATTTTCCATAAACCCACTAATCAAAAACGCCTGAGCAAGGTAAAcccaagataaaaaaaaaatctctttaaCAGAATTGACGATCCAAAACCGAACAAAATTAGATTCTCTCACCTCCTACGGACGATTTCTCGCTAGAAGTACAAATCTTTTCCACTCCAGCCAAGTTCACAGGATGTTCACGCAAATGTGAGATCGGAGAAGAAACAAATCACAATTCTCTCCCCTTCCCAAAAACACAAACTCTCTTCATTCTTCTCTCCCACTCTCTTATTTTCTATCCCAAATTCTAACTCCAGAAAACGTTGTTTTAAACGCTACCcatctctccttctctctctctcttctgatCGCCAAAACCCTCTAAAAACCACCCATTCTTTGCTTAAACCCCCAGCTCTTATACCATTGACTCCTGGCCACCAGACCTATCGGTAATTGCTCGAGAGTATACCGACTATAGCCGGTTTCGGAAACCACCTAAAGACCGATTCTTCCTGATAGGGTGACCCACCAATGCATTTGATTGCGCTTTTGATGGTTACACGTGGACAAGATTCAAATCCTGTGGCTGCCTGCTATCCGCATGATCGAGAAAAACGTTGGGTCACGAAGTTAAAtgaatttttatgtatttttttaccttttattttttctaaaattattTTGAGGTGGATAATTATGGCAGGGGGTTAGGTAATTCCAAGCAACAATTTGTATAAACTTTCGTTTTTCCTTAATTTGGTCGCATTCTAGGGTTTGCCCTCCAGAAAACGGATTTCATACATTCGAGTCACTAGTTAGAGTGGTAAGGATGGTGTGTATTATCCTAATGATCAGGATTCGAATCCCCCtatccatttcaaaaaaaaaaaaaactgatttcATACCCAAATTTATGGGAATTCCCTATTAAGTGTTGGATTACAACAATATATTTTGCATCCAATTTTTCCTCCAAATATGCTGATAAATTGTGATTAATTATTGTTAATTTTTatggaaaaaatttaaaaaaagtaatTGGGTGGTAAATATTAAATAGTGCACGTTTAAAATTAAGAACAAAGCAGGAAGTTACCCATAGAAAACGACTGAAGCAGTTAATATCACGTGGCTAACAGATCCAAGaaccaataaatttaatttttttccctttacctATTCGATCTGATGGCGTAAATTCTTCAGATCTACAAGGGCTAACAAAGGACGTATTGGTCATTTTAGACACGTATCGTATTCGAGCAGTTATCCGATAAGCATATAATTGTGAGTTGTGGCTGTCTATATTTATTTGGACTCTACTGCCACGTTGGACTGGAGCTTCAAATGCAGCGTGACAAGATCGCTAGCCCCTATTGGTTACTTTTTGGTCACAATTATCATAATAGAAAAACAATTATTCAATTATTTAGTTGCTTTAAAAAATAGTTGAAACGAGGGGCTCTCTCATGGTGTGACGGCTAGAAGGGAATCTCCGTCGGAGTAAACGGTGACGATGAAATGATGTGGCCAACAACTTGCTATTAGCCTAGACTGCCTAGTAGTTATGTTGTCTTGTTTAAAGGTGAAAGATTTTTCAGGTAGGGCGTCTGAGTCAATAGgatctaattttttaaatttcatgaGTTTCATCAATAGAGAATCAATGGCACAGGTTTACTTTTTAAAGGGTTAAGAATTCTATTTTGGGTCGAGGCTCAATCTTACTCGTACATTGGACTTCGAGACTAAATTAGTGGCCTGTTATACGTATGGAATGatcattcaaaatttaaaattgatcCAGATATCACAAAGTTAGCATTCAACTGAGCGATGTGGCGGATGAAGAGCCAAGATAGAGAACACGCCGTTGTGTTCGGTGGATAAGGGGTGTGGGGTTTTGTGGTGGGGCTTGGACTAGAAGTGCGCCCCACTATTCAATTCTTTGGAAACAAGGTTTCAATCAAAATGGTGGCAAAAAATTGACGGTTAAAGAGGGTCAAGGAGGGTGGTGTTAGATTGACACGTGGTGCTCGAGAAGGTCGGGTGACCAAGAGAAAAAAGGGTATGGGTATGGCCAACGTGGGTGTACGTAAATACTCGTGTTTCTATCACTTTTACATAAGACGTGGGGGGTTCTGGGGAGACGTGGAGGTGAAGGGATGGCTCTAATTCTTCTATTCCCTCGCTGTTTGTTCAGTGAAAGGTGATTAAGTACACTAGGTGAAGAGTAGGGCAAGAATGTAATTTGAGTGGACATAGGATAATTTCCGTCTATTATTTACAAACtagtttcctttttttaaaaaaaattaagttataAGAGTCAACTAGCTTTGTTTGACTTTCTTATTATGGGTAAAAATCATACAAAGAAAGATATAATCGTaatgaaaacaaagtaataTTGGGTTGGTAGTTCACCGTTCACACCAACTTTGTCTAGTCCGACTGACAGAATATATACTATtgatttatattataatatacaCCGTAAAATAGGATGTTTAGATTTTTGGTGAAATTGAATTTACTCATAGAGTATATGTTGTCAATTTGtcaataaaaacattaaattatatgatttataaaatttataatttgtcaaagcataaagttcattaggagcaTTATAAAAACGTAATTAACAACAAATGTATCAGAAATCCATACCCCATACACACCAAttatattatccgttttgagaTTTTGATTTTCGTAAATATATCGGATTATCTTTTCAGGTTTGTTTCTTATAGGTTCAACAAGTGAGCTAAGCCCATGAAAATGCCTAATTGAGTATAAGGAATGGATTTAACCAAAATATATCACACGGGATGGGTAAGACTCAACCGATATGGTACATTTTTGGTCTTAACAAAATGAGGTATAACTACCTTTTCGGTACATTATAGTTCAACCAAATCATGACACTCTTTATGTGCAATAGTGTTGAATtttccaaacaaagaaaagcaCAGAGGTGCACGTGATTAAAATTGGAAGTGAGACTGGTTACGTAATAAGTGCTTGACATTGTTAAAGTTCACTGTACCAGCTCGCTCTGGGCACCATAAAGAGTTAAAAGACAGCACAACAGCCCCTTTGTACGCAAATGCAACTCATCAtgtgaatgtgatgaaaaaggAATATTTTCTTGCGGCAGAGTACATGTGTACATATTAATTTGAAATGTTCATGCTCTTGGCTCTTGAGTCTTGTCTTGCATCTCAATGTCGTGTGTGGTAAATACCGGAAATTTCAAGGGCAAAGAGGATTGACACGTGGAAAGAGTGCTGGTTTGGGTTGGCGGCTgagcttagagcatccacaagaTGAGGAGAAAGGGATTGCGTTTATGTAAGGCAACATATACTCCCCAAGATTCCAAGAAAGCTGGAAAAGGCAAATTAATTAAATGACGCGTCACTCAATCGGATCAAGTTTACGGCATGAtcacatcatcttcttcttctttcttttcttctttttttttatggcacaagGCATCATCATCACTACATGCACGTTATGCCAGCTTGCGACATGTGGCTCATTCACTGCCAGGCTGGATTGCTTACCCAGAAATAACTAACTTCCACATATATACCTGCTaaatagggttttttttttgtacggCAAATATCCATTAACAAAAGAAGATGTAAAATTAAGAACGAAATACAACCcatacatgattttttttctccaaacAATTAAATACATCGTTTAAAGTTAGCCCAAGATGATAAGCATAAAGAGATAGGGAATGCAACACAAGGTTGCGACCCTTCTAACCAAGACCTAGGTCACCCGTGCTCGAGTTAATACAACTTTTCAATTGGTGAATCCCCAATCATATAGTACGGTAGGTTTGTTGAAATTGATTTGTTGGCATTAGGCATAGAAGAATCAGGTTCCATATCCATCGACCATTCATCGATTTCCATCTTTGTTGGCTGTGATGAGTCATCAAAGCAGATCTAAAGCCAGATCTACTGCAAACATACCCAATAATACCCCTTCTTTGAAGAACCCGTTACTAAAAAAGCAAAATCGCTTCTTCCATAACATAAGCCTACAAAATAAGCAAAGTTCCAACAAAACATGCCAATCGGCCAGTAAAATGCTTCATCAAGAAGCCACAGGGATATACCCTTTAAAAACAAGCTAGAGAAATACAGAAAAGTAGTCATCCAActaagaaaattataaaaaaaaacttggaaacTTCAAAATAGGTAGATCTATGAAGGAGGAGGTAGTAGATGTGTGATCTACGCCTCCTCCACCAAAAAATGGTTTGAAAGTTCTAgttttctagagagagaaagagaatttTTAGAAAGAGtttctaaaaaaatattaaaaaataatagggTCCCTTATGAATATTATTCCTAATGTCCAAAATTTGCGCCATCGATGTCCAAGAACACTAGTCTTTACTGCTTCTTTGAGGGTTAGTGTAGTGGTCATAAACTGTCTTGATCCATTTTCGTACCGTCAACAAGGAACCCAGTCGACACACTTGGTCAAAACATACCTATAAGAGACCCATACTAGATCGCCATCCACTAGGTCTCAACTTCGACAGGCCATGTACAAACAAGCCCATGATCAACATGTCTTTTGGACACGACCTTGTCTAAGATCATACGACCCTCCTTTCAACCAATCATAAAAAGCCACGTATCCTGACACACACCTAGCACCATACACCTACTTCCCATAATCACCTGCAACGACGCATCTCGTGTCAGTCTTGGTCACTCAAGATCCTACCATAAAAACCCTCTTCCTTCTCAAAGAAGGGCATATGCTAGCTCAATCCCTTTCACTCACACAGCCTACACACTTAGCATTCCCAACCTTCAACTTTCAACCGATCTCTAGCATCCCTGTCTCATACCTTACATCTCATAGTTGCAAATCCCATACTTTACATACCGTCAGATCGATGTTCTTTGACAGACACCACACCCGTGATCAAGTCTTTCCACCCTCAACCTTACTCTGTTCCTCAGGACCAACTGTAGAAGGCTCAAGACAAATTATGTAGACTATTCATTACGATTGTAGATTCAGACATCTATAGTTAGAAGAGACCAAAAGCACATCAGAATCTCATATCATATGGTAGTTGACTTATCCTATCCTTCTGCTCCAAGTCATTCCTAATCTTTTTTCTCAatcaatataaaatataaaccaAGAAAGGCagcaaaccaaaagaaaaaaaggttcaaATTATTCAAATTCAAGAAGAATTGGATTCAACCAACTAAAGAATGCAGTTTGAAGCAGAGTAATGGAAGCAAACTTctgtgcttttttctttttttcttttttttttagaaaaagggGTGAGTGAAGAGGTAGGCAAATCACAGAAAAACGTGAGCATTTCATTTTTGGACAATTGAAAACTTGGCGAGTCTTGTAATGGAAAAGTGGATTGGACTAGGCCCATGGGCTTAATCTAGGCCCATGTATCTTCTATGCTCTCTCAGTCTCTTGCTCAGTTAATTCTCTGCTGCTATTATAACACTGAAAACATCACGTGCACATCGACGACGAAGCAGGAATCtgagaaaaaaacaaagaaaaaacacagAGACTGAGAGGCGAGAGCTTAATCCCCAGATCTACAGCGAAttattccaaattttttttatgcttcCGTCAATCCGTTGAATCCCATCGAAAACCCTAACCGTCTTTTAGTCCTATTTGTCTTTCTGAAGTCGCCGCTGCTCCTTAACCGGATTGCAGGCCAAACAGAAAATCAGAGCACGATCGGAGATTTGCAGTACTCGTTGAAGGTGTCGATTtcgttttaattaattaattttttatctttaaaataatGAAAGAAGGGAAGTCGGCCAAAGTGAATTATCAGCAACAGCACCACCACAATGGCCACTTGTCTCCGTTCAAGTTCGCCAAATTGTTTGATGCGGAGGCGTCGTGGGATAAGGTTGGTGTCCTGGATCTTGATTCCTCACTCGTTTCCACTGTTGGACTCAATTGAATTCATGTTTATTTGACTTGGAATTGTCTACTCAATCTGAATCTGTATCAGTTTCGAACAATCAAATGAAACTTTTGTAAGTTTGTTACTGCAACTTTTTGTTTTAAGATGATTTTATTGAAACGCGGTTTGTTACTGCAGCTTTATACTGAACCTTCAAAGAAGAGCAGTTTCGTAGTCATTAATGCACTTACACTCGCAATTAATGACTGGATTATGGATTTAAATAGTGGTATAATACTGTAGCTATAATTTTACTGTTGAATTAGTTTGTTCATTTTTTGGCAACAGGATCAATTGGGAGATGTTTTGCATTGGATTCGGCAAGTGGTGGCCCTACTTTGCGGTTTGCTTTGGGGTGCCATACCTTTGATCGGTGGTATATGGATTGTTGTGTAAGTTGGCGCTTGCATAACTCTTTGATGGGTCTTCATCATATTATACGTGCTTGCCTGTGTTGAATTGAAAGTGTTGCTGCTATTTACCTTTCTGGTTTCGTGAGAACTTGTTTAGTGTCACTACTATGACTCTTAGTTGTCTTTTGAGTGGACCAAGCTTTGGAAACCAATCCCTCAGAATGGACAGAAAtaattggaaatttggaatGCAACCTCAATTGGGAAATGTTTGTTCATAAAAAGGGTGATGTTTTTATTGCAAAACAAGAAAAGGTAGTGAAATCAGGAGAAGGGTTTGTTTAAATACTGCTTGAGTTAGGCTGTTACAGGGCTTAAAATTTATGGAAGTGGAAAATTCAACTTGAAGTACAAGCCAACAAGTCCTTTTATGGATGTAGTGGGAAATTCAACTTGAAGTACAAGCCAATAAGTCCTTTTTGGATGTTTTTCGCTTTTATCTTTGACACCTATCTGCATTTTGCAAATCTTGCTTGTTGAATAGAGGTTTTTCTTTATCCTGGAGTATTTTGTGATTAGTTCTTTTTATCTGAGCGATATCCTTGAATTATCCTGCATTATTTTTTATCGAGTGTTTAATGGAGGTAAGTTTTCACACTACAATAAGGTTGCGTCTTGCTGACCTTGATGATATCCTGTGCATCTGAGCAATGACCTCTCTATCCTGAGTCACCCATCCTAAGGCAACGATCACTGTAAGCCTTTGTCGACTCTGACCCCGACCAACCATTCACGACCTCTGAATCCCGCACGCCAAAACAGGCATAGCCTGCAACCACCACCTGACACGACGTTGTCTACCTTCATACAACCCTCCTTTCAACTAATCATATAAAGTCGCGTATCCTGACACACACTTGGCACCAGCACCACCTTCCCATGATCACCTGCAACTTGCAACGACGCATCTCGTGTCAGTCTTGGTCACTCAAGGTCCTAGTAAAAAAATCCTTCCTTCTTCTTAAAAAAGGGATGCTCAATCCCATTCACTTGCACAGCCTTAACACCTAGCATTCCCAACCTTCAACTTTCAACCGATCTCTAGCATCCCCATCTCATACCTTGCATCTCTTACTGCATTCCATACTTTGCATATTTATCTTGCCTAAGTTTATGGAAGTGCAGAATTCAACTTGAAGTACAAGCCAATTACACTCCTTTTTTGGATGCTGTTCACTTTTATCTTTGACACCTATCTGCATTGTGCAAATCTTTGCTTGTTGAATAGAGCTTTTTCTTTATCCTGCAGTAGATAGTGATTAGTTCTTTTTTGTCAGAGCGATATCTTTGAATGATGTTATCCtgcattattttttattgagtGTTTAATGGAGGCAAGTATTCACACTACAATAAGGTTACTCCTTGCTGACCTTGGTGTGTCCTGACAGCAAAACAATAAAAACTACCCTGCTGTAATTTGGACTTTGGAGTAAGGTTACTTGCATTGCCCCTGACCCCTGAGGTTCTGTAGTGGGCTGGCCATTGGCAGAAGTCTTGTAAGCATTGGGGTTACCTGAATGTTGAGATGTTGTGTCTGTAACCATATAGTTACCTCTTATTTGTCCTTTTTGAAGTTAGGACAGCTCTTCAAGTTTTCTTGTTACCTGAATCTAAATGTTTTCTCTCATCATCTCAAGTTAGAATATTCCATCTCCTTATTGTTGGTTTGAATTTGATACATTGGCCTCATTAATAGTTGAATCTTGGAATGTATTATGTGCTTTGGCTTGAAGGTGTTTCTACCTTCTTAGAACACACCAGTCTAATTGGTAGGTTATTTAAAGTATTGTTAATTGTCTGATATTTAGTGGAAACCTAAACTAGTAGCCAAATTGACAATTCATTGAGCCATGGGGGTTTTTGTTTCAATGATGGGACTTCTATTCAGCCATGGTAGTTTAAATCGTTCTACTTTTGCACTCTATATGTTAATGAGAATCACCTTAGGTATCCCTTTCTTCACGATTCTTGATGTTCAATTAGAAGTGTATGCGCCTGCTTGATTGGTGATGAATTATTGAATTGACTGACACATTACTCCATTTGGGAGCTCCactcattatatatatacaaataatggcGTAACGTGGTTCTGAGTTCTGACAAATTTAAATATTGCGGAGTCACATGGTTAGCAccttaaattatatatttgcaGTTGGAGGGttggttatttattttttgttgattgaaCAGGGGAAAGCTGCTAAAGTAGCAGTCTTATCTTATAGATTTGgagattttttgttgttgttgatgtacgtacttttaaaatattttggggAAGAGGAGGGAAAGGAAACCTATTCTGTGGCAGTTAATAGTTGGAATTTTTCTATTTATCATGAACAAGGAGTTTGAATATGTATAGAAATTTTCAGGAATAGAAAATGTCCAAAGGCTATAGTGCAACGAAACTTACCAAAAAGAAGAAGTAGaggattcttctttttttttttttttcttttttgagaaaaaaagtAGAGGATTCTTGAAACTGACTATGTAATTTTTGGGGATTGGGTTCACcttctttatttttctgttttacCCTAACAGCATAAgccattttattttatctttccttttttcTGCCCCTATTCTTTCATAGATTACATTTAGTTGAAGGCCTTGCTGCTGTttataagttttgaaaatatgaGTTTTGTTTATAAAGTGCTGCGGAATATTGGGATTACAATGTTTAGCAATACAGTGGAAGTGACAAGGTTAGTTGCGCAGCATCTGTATGTTATCAACCACATGCTTTCTGCCAGTGTGGGTATGTGGTCCTACTTACATAGATACAAATGTTACTTAGGCTCCAGGAAGAATTCCTTTTTGCGCTCTTTTCCTTTTGGGACATATATGCTTGCCTTGTTGAATGTTGGAGGTGACCCCTTTCTGGTGAAGCTTCTTCAGAAATAACTGGCTggcatcattcaatttttgggtttattttttcCATACCGATAATCTGGTTTCAACCAACTGTAGATTTTTAAGCTTGCAACTATAAGGATTAGCTGTGCTAATGGTTAGCAACAGCATAGCTGAATTTTTGCcacttttagattttttttcccatgtAAAGTTTCCCACTGATTTTATTGTACTGGTGCTGATATGCAGCTTTTTAGTGATCTCCACTGGCATTGTTTACGGTTATTATGCAATGATTTTGAAAATTGACGAAGAAGATTTTGGCGGCCATGGAATGCTTCTCCAAGAGGGGCTTTTTGCGTCTTTTACTCTCTTTCTGGTATGCGAACATATGATTTCTTTTATATTGTACGCAGTCATTCTTTCTTACATAGGGACTATAAAAGGAATACTTTGGTCGTGCAACTGATCTATTCTCTTCTTCTGCTGTCAGTTGGCGTGGATTCTAGTATACAGTTTGGCTCACTTCTAATTGGAGGGGTGGACGAAGTACTTGACCTTGATATCTTTGAATGATGTTAGAATGATTTGATTTAATGGGATTACTCAAATTCATGCTCGcaattgtttgttttcttcattttgattGTGCAATACGTCGAATTTGCAGAGCATGAACATGCTAGGCATTGGGTGCTTACTCGTAAGTCGTTAAGCAAAGTTTCTGATCCAACAGTTGTTCATAAACAATCCACATCAGTGTGACACAGAATGTGCCTGCACCCGATGTTTGATATATTTGTGCTCAAGTACACGCAATAATAAGATTGTGATCAGAAGCAAAGTCGAGGAGGACTTTATGTAAGTCGTGGTTTTGCTTTTCATGCAAAGATGAAATCATCTTATAAATTTAGTCAAAACCTCTCCCAcctattttttctatttctcatctctctcaaaaatgtcaaattataacaaaattAAAGCGTGTATATTTGTGAATTTCGTTTTCCCACCCAAATCATATTTTTTGTCAAGCTTATTTGTCACTATTTAGCAAAAGTCGTGCATATATTAGTACGAGTCTTCAATCAATGGTAGGTCCCTAGGTTGTAGGTTTGGTCAACAACTGAAACTTATTTACCTAACTTCTTTAGAGTTCAATCATATGAATTAGGGATATCTTAAATCGATTCTTagaacaatatttttgtggttCATATTGAGTTTTGACCTAATTTACTTTAGAAAGTTTATGTAGACGCGGACACGAGGGTTGGAACTTTATTGGCGAAAAAAGTAATCATATATCATGCGAATCACCTGTCagacaataatatatttttattacacTAATACAGAAGATAATCCGTGCAAATACAGAAACGAACGAAAGCTTGGATCCATCTGTAACCGTACGCTCTCAAACAGACAACATCAATCAAACATCTGTTGCGCATTCTTCTCTCTCCCTTGCGCTTTCAACGGCCAAACCACCGACGATGGCAATTCTGTGATAAACTCCAACAAGAGATTTTTCTTCTGTTCTCCATTGGTTTGGTGTGGGAAGCGGTAATGATGGGGAGAGGAGAACCGGACGCCGACATCGAGATCAAGGTGTCGAATCCGCCTCGGGGAGACAACGTGGTACACCCGGAGGGGCAGAATAATGGGGCCACATCAACACTGCCGTCAAGGGCGTCAGGTCAGCGGTCGCAACATCGTTCTGTCAGCAATTTCAGG
This genomic stretch from Tripterygium wilfordii isolate XIE 37 chromosome 22, ASM1340144v1, whole genome shotgun sequence harbors:
- the LOC119991090 gene encoding respirasome Complex Assembly Factor 1-like, whose translation is MKEGKSAKVNYQQQHHHNGHLSPFKFAKLFDAEASWDKDQLGDVLHWIRQVVALLCGLLWGAIPLIGGIWIVVFLVISTGIVYGYYAMILKIDEEDFGGHGMLLQEGLFASFTLFLLAWILVYSLAHF